The following proteins come from a genomic window of Streptococcus oralis:
- a CDS encoding DUF421 domain-containing protein, translating into MTLNYIEILIKLALGLFSLVFVINVTGKGNLAPNSATDQIQNYVLGGIIGGVIYNSSISILQYAVILIMWTILVLILKWLNNNVRLVKRLIDGKPTLLIKNGQIDPEACRSVGLSAADVALKLRSQGIFQMKQVKRAMQEQNGQLIVVQMGDENPKYPVVTDGVVQVEVLESIGRSEEWLLDNLSKQGHDNVANIFIAEYDKGAVTVVTYE; encoded by the coding sequence ATGACACTCAATTATATAGAAATTTTAATCAAACTAGCCTTGGGGCTTTTCTCACTTGTTTTTGTCATCAATGTGACAGGAAAGGGGAATCTGGCACCTAACTCGGCGACAGATCAAATCCAGAACTATGTTCTGGGTGGTATCATCGGTGGGGTGATTTACAATAGTTCCATCAGTATTCTTCAGTACGCAGTTATCTTGATCATGTGGACCATTTTGGTCTTGATCCTCAAGTGGCTCAACAATAATGTCCGCCTTGTGAAACGCTTGATTGATGGGAAACCAACGCTGCTCATCAAAAATGGACAGATTGATCCTGAAGCCTGTCGTTCGGTTGGTTTGTCTGCGGCAGATGTTGCTCTCAAACTTCGTAGTCAAGGCATTTTCCAGATGAAACAAGTCAAACGCGCTATGCAGGAGCAAAATGGCCAACTCATCGTAGTCCAAATGGGAGATGAAAATCCCAAGTATCCTGTTGTCACAGATGGCGTCGTCCAAGTAGAAGTTTTGGAATCAATAGGCCGTAGTGAGGAATGGCTTCTCGACAACCTCAGCAAACAAGGACATGACAATGTAGCCAATATCTTTATCGCTGAGTATGACAAGGGTGCCGTCACAGTCGTCACCTATGAATAA
- a CDS encoding ABC transporter ATP-binding protein, with protein MSIIRKLWWFFKLEKRRYLVGIVALVLVSVLNLIPPMVMGRVIDAITSGQLSQQDLLLNLLYLLLAAVGMYYLRYVWRMYILGTSYRLGQIMRSRLFEHFTKMSPAFYQTYRTGDLMAHATNDINALTRLAGGGVMSAVDASITALVTLLTMLFSISWQMTLVAILPLPFMAYATSRLGRKTHKAFGESQAAFSELNNKVQESVSGIKVTKSFGYQVNELESFQEVNELTFQKNLQTMKYDSLFDPMVLLFVGSSYVLTLLVGSLMVQEGQITVGNLVTFISYLDMLVWPLMAIGFLFNITQRGKVSYQRIEALLSQESPVQDPEIPLDSIENGRLEYAVDSFAFEDEETLTDIHFSLEKGQTLGLVGQTGSGKTSLIKLLLREYDVDKGAIYLNGHDIRDYRLTDLRSLMGYVPQDQFLFATSILDNIRFGNPNLSLSAVEEATKLAQVYQDIVDMPQGFDTLIGEKGVSLSGGQKQRLAMSRAMILDPDILILDDSLSAVDAKTEYAIIDNLKEMRKDKTTIITAHRLSAVVHADLILVLQNGQIIERGRHEDLLAMDGWYAQTYQSQQLEMKGEEDAE; from the coding sequence ATGTCCATTATTCGAAAACTCTGGTGGTTTTTCAAACTCGAAAAACGCCGTTATCTAGTCGGAATTGTGGCCCTAGTCTTGGTTTCCGTCCTCAATCTCATCCCTCCCATGGTTATGGGGCGAGTCATTGATGCCATCACTTCGGGACAATTAAGCCAGCAGGACCTGCTTTTGAACCTCCTTTATCTGCTTCTTGCAGCTGTGGGGATGTACTATCTGCGCTATGTTTGGCGCATGTATATCCTTGGGACTTCCTACCGTCTGGGGCAGATTATGCGGTCTCGCTTGTTTGAGCACTTTACCAAGATGTCGCCAGCCTTTTATCAGACATACCGGACGGGGGACCTGATGGCGCACGCAACCAATGATATCAATGCCCTAACGCGTCTGGCAGGTGGCGGCGTCATGTCTGCGGTGGATGCCTCTATCACGGCGCTAGTGACTTTGCTGACCATGCTCTTTAGCATTTCCTGGCAGATGACGCTAGTTGCTATTTTGCCCCTGCCTTTCATGGCTTATGCGACCAGTCGTCTAGGGAGAAAGACTCACAAGGCTTTTGGCGAATCGCAAGCTGCATTTTCTGAACTCAATAACAAGGTGCAGGAGTCCGTATCAGGTATCAAAGTGACCAAGTCTTTCGGTTATCAGGTGAACGAGCTGGAGTCCTTTCAGGAAGTTAATGAATTGACCTTCCAAAAGAACCTCCAAACCATGAAATACGATAGCCTCTTTGATCCCATGGTTCTCTTGTTTGTTGGTTCCTCCTATGTGTTAACCCTCTTGGTCGGCTCTTTGATGGTTCAGGAGGGGCAAATCACAGTTGGAAATCTGGTTACCTTTATCAGCTACTTGGATATGCTGGTTTGGCCTCTTATGGCCATCGGTTTCCTCTTTAATATCACTCAGCGAGGGAAGGTGTCCTATCAGCGGATTGAGGCTCTTTTGTCTCAGGAATCACCTGTACAAGACCCTGAGATTCCTCTGGACAGTATTGAAAATGGGCGCTTGGAGTATGCCGTTGACAGCTTTGCCTTTGAAGATGAGGAGACATTGACTGATATTCACTTCAGTTTGGAAAAAGGGCAAACCCTGGGCTTGGTCGGACAGACAGGTTCTGGGAAAACGTCTTTGATCAAGCTTCTCCTACGTGAGTACGATGTGGATAAGGGAGCTATTTACCTAAACGGTCACGATATTCGCGACTACCGTCTGACAGACCTTCGCAGTCTCATGGGCTATGTCCCTCAGGACCAGTTCCTCTTTGCAACCTCTATCTTAGACAATATCCGTTTTGGTAATCCTAATTTGTCGCTTTCAGCAGTCGAGGAAGCTACGAAGCTTGCGCAGGTTTACCAAGACATTGTTGACATGCCCCAAGGATTTGATACCCTCATTGGTGAAAAGGGAGTCAGTCTCTCTGGTGGTCAAAAGCAGCGTCTGGCTATGAGTCGGGCGATGATTCTAGACCCTGATATCTTGATTTTAGATGATTCCTTGTCCGCCGTGGATGCCAAGACAGAGTATGCTATTATTGACAATCTAAAGGAAATGCGTAAGGACAAGACAACCATCATCACGGCCCATCGCCTCAGCGCAGTTGTCCATGCAGATCTGATCTTGGTTCTGCAAAATGGCCAAATTATCGAACGGGGCAGGCACGAAGACTTGCTAGCCATGGATGGCTGGTATGCCCAAACCTACCAGTCTCAGCAGTTGGAAATGAAAGGAGAAGAAGATGCAGAATAA
- a CDS encoding ABC transporter ATP-binding protein, whose protein sequence is MQNKQEQWTVLKRLMSYLKPYGFLTFLALTFLLATTVIKSVIPLVASHFIDQYLSNLNQLAVTVLLVYYGLYILQTLVQYVGNLLFARVSYSIVRDIRRDAFANMEKLGMSYFDKTPAGSIVSRLTNDTETISDMFSGILSSFISAVFIFLTTLYTMLVLDFRLTAFVLLFLPLIFLLVNLYRKKSVKIIEKTRSLLSDINSKLAESIEGIRIIQAFNQEKRLQAEFDEINQEHLIYANRSVALDALFLRPAMSLLKLLGYTVLMAYFGYRGLYLGITAGTMYAFIQYINRLFDPLIEVTQNFSTLQTSLVSAGRVFALIDERTYEPLQKDGQAKVKEGNIRFEHVCFSYDGKHQILDDISFSVNKGETIAFVGHTGSGKSSIINVLMRFYEFQSGRVLLDDVDIRDYSQEELRKNIGLVLQDPFLYHGTIKSNIAMYQDLSDEEVQAAAAFVDADSFIQDLSQGYDAPVSERGSSFSTGQRQLLAFARTVASQPKILILDEATANIDSETESLVQDSLAKMRKGRTTIAIAHRLSTIQDANCIYVLDKGRIIESGTHEELLALGGTYHKMYSLQAGAMS, encoded by the coding sequence ATGCAGAATAAACAAGAACAGTGGACTGTATTGAAGCGCTTGATGTCCTATCTCAAGCCCTATGGATTCCTGACCTTTTTGGCCCTGACCTTTCTCCTAGCGACTACGGTCATTAAAAGCGTGATTCCTCTGGTTGCCTCCCACTTTATCGACCAGTACCTCAGCAATCTCAACCAACTTGCTGTGACCGTTTTGCTGGTCTACTATGGCCTTTACATCCTACAAACTCTGGTTCAGTATGTCGGCAATCTTCTCTTTGCGCGCGTGTCTTACAGTATTGTCAGAGACATTCGTCGGGATGCCTTTGCCAATATGGAAAAACTGGGCATGTCTTATTTTGACAAGACTCCAGCTGGTTCGATCGTCTCTCGTTTGACAAATGATACTGAGACCATCAGTGATATGTTTTCAGGGATTTTATCCAGTTTTATCTCAGCAGTTTTTATCTTTCTGACAACCCTTTATACCATGTTGGTTCTGGATTTTCGTTTGACTGCTTTTGTCTTGCTCTTTCTCCCCTTGATTTTTCTTTTGGTCAATCTCTATCGCAAAAAATCAGTCAAGATCATTGAGAAAACCAGAAGTCTCTTATCAGATATCAATAGCAAGCTAGCAGAAAGTATCGAAGGAATCAGGATTATTCAAGCCTTTAATCAAGAGAAGCGCCTGCAGGCAGAATTTGATGAAATCAACCAAGAACACTTGATCTATGCTAACCGATCTGTAGCCTTGGATGCCCTCTTTTTGAGACCTGCCATGAGTTTGCTGAAACTCCTAGGCTATACAGTCTTGATGGCCTATTTTGGCTACCGTGGGCTTTATCTGGGAATAACAGCAGGAACCATGTATGCCTTTATCCAGTACATCAATCGTCTCTTTGACCCCTTGATTGAGGTGACGCAAAACTTTTCAACCCTTCAAACTTCTCTGGTTTCTGCAGGACGTGTTTTTGCCTTGATCGATGAGAGGACCTATGAGCCTCTTCAAAAAGATGGGCAGGCTAAAGTCAAAGAAGGCAATATTCGTTTTGAACATGTGTGCTTCTCATATGATGGCAAACACCAGATTCTGGATGATATTTCCTTTTCGGTTAACAAGGGTGAAACCATTGCCTTTGTGGGTCATACAGGTTCGGGAAAATCATCTATTATCAATGTCCTCATGCGCTTTTATGAATTTCAGTCAGGGCGAGTTCTCTTGGATGATGTGGATATCAGGGACTACAGCCAGGAAGAACTGAGAAAAAATATCGGTCTGGTCTTACAGGATCCCTTCCTCTATCATGGAACCATCAAGTCCAATATCGCCATGTACCAAGATCTCAGTGATGAAGAGGTCCAGGCTGCGGCTGCCTTTGTTGATGCAGATTCCTTTATTCAGGACCTTTCGCAGGGCTATGATGCCCCCGTTTCTGAGCGTGGTTCGAGCTTTTCTACTGGCCAGCGTCAGCTTCTAGCCTTTGCCAGAACAGTCGCCAGTCAGCCTAAAATCCTGATTTTGGATGAAGCGACAGCCAATATTGACTCGGAGACAGAAAGTCTGGTTCAGGATTCTCTGGCTAAAATGAGAAAAGGACGGACAACCATTGCCATCGCTCATCGTCTTTCAACTATTCAAGATGCCAACTGTATCTACGTTTTGGACAAGGGGCGCATCATTGAGAGTGGAACCCATGAGGAACTCTTGGCCTTGGGAGGAACCTATCATAAGATGTATAGCTTGCAGGCGGGGGCCATGTCCTAA
- a CDS encoding sugar transferase: MLKWEDLPVEMKSSEVESYYQLVSKRKGSLIFKRCLDWGLALVLLVLTSPIFLILSIWIKLDSKGPVIYKQERVTQYNRPFKIWKFRTMVTDADKKGSLVTSANDSRITKVGNFIRRVRLDELPQLVNVLKGEMSFVGTRPEVPRYTEQYSHEMMATLLLPAGITSPASINYKDEDTIISQMTEKGLSVDQAYVEHVLPEKMRYNLAYLREFSFLGDIKIMFQTVFEVLK; the protein is encoded by the coding sequence ATGCTGAAATGGGAAGACTTGCCCGTGGAAATGAAATCAAGCGAGGTTGAGTCTTACTACCAGCTTGTCTCTAAAAGGAAGGGTTCGCTGATTTTCAAGCGTTGCTTGGACTGGGGTCTAGCCTTAGTCTTGCTGGTTCTGACCTCTCCCATCTTTCTCATCTTGAGCATATGGATCAAGTTGGATAGCAAGGGGCCAGTGATTTACAAGCAAGAGCGCGTGACCCAGTATAATCGACCTTTCAAGATTTGGAAGTTCCGTACCATGGTGACGGATGCGGATAAAAAAGGGAGTCTGGTGACTTCTGCTAACGATAGTCGCATTACCAAGGTTGGCAATTTCATCCGCCGTGTCCGTTTGGATGAACTGCCTCAGCTGGTCAATGTCCTTAAAGGTGAGATGTCCTTTGTCGGTACACGACCTGAAGTGCCACGCTACACAGAGCAGTATAGCCATGAAATGATGGCGACCTTGCTTTTACCAGCAGGGATTACCTCTCCAGCCAGCATCAACTACAAGGATGAGGACACTATCATCAGTCAAATGACGGAGAAAGGTCTGTCAGTTGACCAGGCCTATGTCGAACACGTCCTGCCTGAAAAGATGCGCTATAACCTCGCCTATCTCCGAGAGTTTAGTTTCCTTGGAGACATCAAAATCATGTTTCAAACCGTGTTTGAAGTACTAAAATAA
- a CDS encoding DegT/DnrJ/EryC1/StrS family aminotransferase — MPNYNIPFSPPDITEAEIAEVADTLRSGWITTGPKTKELERRLSQYTQTPKTVCLNSATAALELILRVLEVGPGDEVIVPAMTYTASCSVITHVGATPVMVDIQADTFEMDYDLLEKAITEKTKVIIPVELAGIVCDYDRLFQVVEKKRDLFVASSKWQKVFNRIVIVSDSAHALGSTYKGQPAGSIADFTSFSFHAVKNFTTAEGGSATWKANPAIDDEEMYKEFQILSLHGQTKDALAKMQLGSWEYDIVTPAYKCNMTDIMASIGLVQLDRYPGLLQRRKEIVDRYDRGFAGSRIHPLAHKTDTVESSRHLYITHVEGASLEERNLIIQELAKAGIASNVHYKPLPLLTAYKNLGFDVADYPRAYAFFENEITLPLHTKLSDDEVDYIVKTLVRISEEILGSGKNS, encoded by the coding sequence ATGCCAAATTACAATATTCCATTTTCACCACCCGATATTACCGAAGCAGAAATTGCTGAAGTAGCGGATACCCTTCGTTCTGGTTGGATCACGACAGGTCCTAAGACAAAAGAACTGGAGCGTCGTTTGTCTCAATACACACAGACACCTAAGACTGTCTGCCTCAACTCTGCAACTGCCGCTCTTGAGTTGATTTTGCGTGTGCTTGAAGTGGGGCCTGGTGATGAGGTTATCGTTCCAGCCATGACCTATACAGCTTCATGTAGTGTTATCACTCACGTAGGAGCAACACCTGTCATGGTGGATATCCAAGCGGATACGTTTGAGATGGACTATGACTTGCTTGAGAAAGCCATTACTGAAAAGACTAAGGTGATCATCCCAGTAGAACTTGCAGGGATTGTTTGCGACTACGACCGTTTGTTCCAAGTCGTGGAGAAAAAACGTGACTTGTTTGTAGCGTCTAGCAAGTGGCAAAAGGTCTTTAACCGTATTGTGATTGTCTCTGATAGTGCCCATGCTTTGGGATCTACTTATAAAGGACAACCTGCTGGTTCCATCGCTGACTTTACTTCCTTCTCATTCCATGCAGTTAAGAACTTTACAACTGCTGAAGGTGGAAGTGCGACTTGGAAGGCCAATCCAGCGATTGACGACGAAGAAATGTACAAGGAATTCCAAATCCTTTCCCTTCATGGTCAGACTAAGGATGCTCTTGCTAAGATGCAATTGGGTTCATGGGAGTACGATATCGTAACACCAGCCTATAAGTGCAACATGACGGATATCATGGCTTCGATAGGTTTGGTACAATTGGATCGTTACCCTGGTTTGCTACAACGTCGTAAGGAAATCGTGGATCGTTATGATCGTGGTTTTGCTGGTTCTCGCATCCATCCATTGGCACACAAGACTGATACTGTCGAGTCAAGTCGCCATCTCTACATCACACATGTTGAAGGAGCAAGTCTAGAAGAACGCAATCTCATCATCCAAGAATTGGCTAAAGCAGGAATTGCAAGTAATGTTCACTACAAACCGCTTCCTCTCTTGACAGCCTATAAGAATCTTGGCTTTGATGTGGCGGATTATCCAAGAGCCTATGCCTTCTTTGAAAATGAAATTACGCTTCCTCTTCATACAAAATTAAGCGATGATGAGGTTGATTATATCGTTAAGACTTTGGTGAGAATTTCCGAAGAAATCCTTGGTTCTGGAAAAAATTCATAA
- the trpB gene encoding tryptophan synthase subunit beta: MTTKGYFGQFGGSFVPEPIQALLDELEVTFDKYKDDPEFLAEFRHYLKDYSGRETPLYFAESLTDHLGGAKIYLKREDLNHLGSHKLNNVLGQILLAKRMGKKRVIAETGAGQHGVATAAAAAKFGMACDVYMGAEDVERQRLNVFRMEMMGATVHAVETGTRTLKDAVDAAFGAWMNDLEAFYVLGSAVGPHPYPTIVHEFQKVISEESRRQILEKEGRLPDYVIACVGGGSNAIGAFSQYVADEEVKLVGVEAAGHGLDTDKHAATMTKGSVGIVDGMKTYAVFKEDGELAPVYSISAGLDYPGVGPEHAYFKDSGRVEYVAATDEEAVQALLLLSKTEGIIPAIESSHAIAEAVKRAPKLSKDDIIIINVSGRGDKDVAAIADYLEAKNN; the protein is encoded by the coding sequence ATGACAACTAAAGGTTATTTTGGACAATTTGGTGGCAGTTTTGTACCGGAGCCGATTCAGGCTTTGTTGGATGAGTTGGAAGTGACATTTGATAAGTACAAGGATGATCCAGAGTTTTTAGCTGAATTTCGCCATTACTTGAAGGATTATTCCGGTCGCGAAACACCGCTCTATTTTGCGGAAAGTTTGACAGACCACCTAGGTGGCGCTAAGATTTATCTTAAACGTGAAGACCTTAACCACCTTGGTTCTCACAAGCTCAACAACGTTTTAGGACAAATTCTTCTGGCAAAACGTATGGGCAAAAAACGAGTGATCGCAGAAACAGGGGCTGGTCAGCACGGTGTTGCGACTGCAGCTGCTGCAGCTAAGTTTGGTATGGCCTGTGATGTCTACATGGGAGCAGAAGATGTGGAACGTCAACGTCTCAATGTTTTCCGTATGGAGATGATGGGAGCAACTGTGCACGCAGTTGAAACAGGCACTCGTACCCTCAAAGATGCGGTCGATGCTGCCTTTGGAGCATGGATGAATGACCTTGAAGCCTTCTATGTTTTGGGATCTGCTGTTGGACCTCACCCTTATCCTACCATTGTTCATGAGTTCCAAAAGGTCATCAGTGAAGAATCTCGCCGTCAAATCTTGGAAAAAGAAGGACGCTTGCCAGATTACGTTATTGCTTGTGTAGGTGGTGGTTCTAATGCCATCGGTGCTTTTTCTCAGTATGTAGCTGATGAAGAAGTCAAATTGGTTGGGGTCGAAGCTGCTGGGCATGGACTTGATACAGACAAGCACGCAGCCACTATGACAAAAGGTAGTGTCGGAATTGTCGACGGAATGAAGACCTATGCAGTCTTTAAAGAAGATGGAGAGCTGGCGCCAGTTTACTCTATCTCAGCTGGTTTGGACTATCCAGGAGTTGGTCCAGAACACGCCTACTTTAAAGACTCAGGTCGCGTAGAATATGTGGCTGCGACGGATGAAGAAGCTGTTCAAGCCCTGCTCCTTCTCAGCAAGACTGAAGGAATTATCCCAGCGATTGAGAGTTCGCACGCTATTGCAGAAGCAGTTAAACGTGCGCCGAAACTTAGTAAGGATGACATTATCATCATCAATGTCTCTGGTCGTGGAGACAAGGACGTAGCTGCGATTGCAGACTACCTAGAAGCTAAAAACAACTAA
- a CDS encoding aminodeoxychorismate/anthranilate synthase component II, which produces MILLIDNYDSFTYNLAQYIGNFAPVEVLRNDDLRLYQVAEKAQALVFSPGPGWPSDAGKMEEMIRDFAGRKPILGICLGHQAIAEAFGGKLGLAPKVMHGKQSQLQFEAPSILYDGIENKCSVMRYHSLMVEKLPEDFEVTARSTDDQVIMGIQHRNLPIYGFQYHPESIGTPDGLSTIRNFIEKVI; this is translated from the coding sequence GTGATTTTATTGATTGATAATTACGATTCTTTTACCTATAATCTAGCTCAGTATATCGGAAATTTTGCTCCTGTTGAGGTCTTAAGAAACGATGACCTTCGTCTCTATCAAGTCGCGGAAAAGGCTCAAGCCCTTGTCTTTTCCCCTGGACCTGGTTGGCCGTCTGATGCTGGAAAGATGGAGGAAATGATTCGAGATTTTGCAGGCCGAAAACCAATTTTGGGGATTTGTCTTGGACATCAGGCTATTGCTGAGGCATTCGGTGGAAAACTCGGCTTAGCTCCCAAGGTCATGCACGGTAAACAAAGTCAGCTACAATTTGAAGCTCCATCCATTCTCTATGATGGAATAGAGAACAAATGTTCAGTCATGCGTTACCATAGTCTTATGGTGGAGAAATTACCTGAAGATTTTGAAGTTACAGCTCGGTCGACGGATGATCAAGTCATTATGGGAATTCAGCACAGGAACCTGCCTATCTACGGTTTCCAGTACCATCCAGAAAGTATTGGAACACCAGATGGTTTATCCACTATTCGAAATTTTATTGAGAAAGTAATTTAA
- a CDS encoding prepilin peptidase translates to MIDIYFFLVGSILASFLGLVIDRFPEQSIIFPSSHCDFCQTRLRPLDLIPIISQVIGRFRCRYCKARFPIWYALFELGLGLLFLAWSWGWISLGQVILITAGLTLGIYDFRHQEYPLLVWLTFHLILMVFCGWNLVMFFFLTLGIISHFIDIRMGAGDFLFLASCALVFSTTELLILIQFASATGILAFLSQKKKERLPFVPFLLLATCLIIFGKLVIL, encoded by the coding sequence ATGATTGATATTTATTTTTTTCTTGTCGGGAGCATTCTCGCTTCTTTCTTGGGTTTGGTCATTGACCGTTTTCCAGAGCAGTCTATTATCTTTCCTTCTAGTCACTGCGATTTCTGTCAGACTCGCTTGCGTCCCTTAGATTTGATTCCGATTATCTCTCAAGTAATTGGTCGCTTTCGCTGTCGCTACTGCAAGGCCCGTTTTCCTATCTGGTATGCCCTCTTTGAATTGGGCTTGGGGTTACTTTTTCTGGCTTGGTCATGGGGCTGGATTTCCTTGGGTCAAGTCATCCTAATCACTGCTGGCTTAACCTTGGGCATCTATGACTTTCGCCATCAGGAATATCCCTTACTGGTCTGGCTGACGTTCCACCTAATCCTCATGGTTTTCTGTGGTTGGAATCTGGTTATGTTCTTCTTCCTTACCCTCGGAATCATATCCCATTTTATCGATATCCGCATGGGAGCAGGAGATTTTCTCTTTCTAGCTTCTTGTGCCCTCGTCTTTAGCACGACAGAACTACTCATCTTAATCCAGTTTGCTTCTGCGACGGGGATTTTAGCCTTTCTTTCGCAAAAGAAAAAGGAAAGACTTCCTTTTGTGCCTTTCCTCTTACTTGCTACTTGTTTGATTATTTTTGGTAAGCTAGTAATTCTCTGA
- a CDS encoding GNAT family N-acetyltransferase, producing MTIRFEENVSTENAQLVCQWSNSLGKSFQEQWMGTMIPFPLTIQVLQDLEGIFSIFDGQEFEGLIQKIRLEDRNLHIGRFFINPQKQGQGLGSQALRKFVSLAFENEDIDTVSLNVYEANQTAYNLYQKEGFEIVQMVETPIRKYIMKKGR from the coding sequence ATGACAATTCGTTTTGAAGAAAATGTGAGCACAGAAAACGCTCAACTCGTATGCCAATGGTCCAACTCCCTTGGCAAATCCTTTCAAGAACAATGGATGGGAACAATGATTCCTTTTCCCTTGACAATTCAAGTCTTACAAGATTTGGAAGGAATCTTTTCAATCTTTGATGGACAAGAGTTTGAGGGGCTTATCCAGAAAATTAGGCTAGAAGACAGGAATCTTCATATCGGGAGATTTTTTATCAATCCCCAGAAACAGGGGCAGGGCTTAGGTAGCCAGGCTTTAAGGAAATTTGTTAGTTTGGCCTTTGAAAATGAAGACATAGATACTGTCTCTCTAAATGTCTACGAGGCAAATCAAACAGCTTACAATCTTTACCAAAAAGAAGGATTTGAAATCGTTCAAATGGTTGAAACACCTATACGGAAATACATTATGAAGAAGGGGAGATAG
- a CDS encoding S41 family peptidase, producing the protein MKKTDIFKDIVWIMTHDSSTVKDRKGCNPQPFLEKITDDMTEQEFLYQVRTYLASFGIIGHISFHDKKSGPKGFLLRISEQEMFVEEANQDTGLRVGDRILSLDGMSLEQVALQHQNYFISLTPERRYREWADLLLMAEQVTVLRDGQEMSIAVRASQQAQKAQIFWKELESDILYIRLDNFMDEEAINRLYQECLQKIAETETLIIDVRYNNGGTDSLYFPLLHLGLEEGKGYDTLDLQDDGMEILYTEGNVDRRLKDFETWLQQENISPDTVKLLEDFRNNLLQNRGKGYVRYQDDQDVLFPGVKGGHYPEQIFVLSDIYCASSGDNFVKMMKNFKKVTVIGRPTLGILDYSNCCKVDYDDYFLMFPTSRWFAIDKGKGMTDKGVLPDIEVPWTPAHFKRDVDLDKCLELIEMKRKH; encoded by the coding sequence ATGAAAAAAACAGATATTTTTAAAGACATTGTTTGGATTATGACACATGATTCATCTACAGTAAAAGATCGCAAAGGGTGCAACCCTCAGCCTTTTCTAGAAAAGATTACAGATGATATGACTGAGCAAGAATTTCTTTATCAAGTCAGGACTTATCTTGCTAGTTTTGGGATTATTGGGCATATTTCTTTCCATGATAAAAAATCAGGTCCGAAAGGTTTTCTTTTGAGGATAAGTGAGCAGGAAATGTTTGTTGAGGAAGCAAACCAAGATACAGGTCTCCGAGTGGGGGATCGAATCCTCAGTCTGGACGGGATGAGTTTGGAGCAAGTAGCTTTGCAACACCAAAATTACTTTATTAGTCTGACTCCAGAAAGACGATACCGAGAATGGGCAGATTTGCTACTGATGGCAGAGCAAGTGACCGTCTTGCGAGATGGGCAGGAGATGTCTATTGCAGTTCGTGCTAGCCAGCAAGCTCAAAAAGCTCAGATCTTTTGGAAAGAGTTGGAGTCAGATATCCTCTATATACGCTTAGATAATTTTATGGATGAAGAAGCGATTAACCGTTTATACCAAGAGTGTTTGCAGAAGATTGCTGAGACAGAAACTCTTATTATAGATGTCCGTTACAACAATGGGGGCACGGATTCTTTGTATTTTCCGCTCTTACATCTTGGCTTGGAGGAAGGGAAAGGCTATGACACTCTTGATTTACAGGATGATGGAATGGAAATTCTCTATACAGAAGGAAATGTCGACCGACGCTTAAAAGACTTTGAAACATGGCTTCAACAAGAAAATATCAGTCCTGATACGGTGAAACTGCTTGAAGATTTTCGTAATAATTTACTCCAAAATCGAGGGAAAGGCTATGTTCGGTATCAGGATGATCAAGACGTGCTTTTCCCAGGTGTTAAGGGTGGTCACTATCCAGAGCAGATTTTTGTTTTGTCAGATATTTATTGTGCATCATCAGGAGATAATTTTGTCAAGATGATGAAGAATTTTAAGAAAGTAACAGTTATCGGCCGTCCAACGCTTGGTATTTTAGACTACTCAAATTGTTGCAAGGTGGATTATGATGATTACTTTTTGATGTTCCCAACTTCTCGCTGGTTTGCTATAGATAAAGGCAAAGGGATGACGGACAAAGGTGTTCTTCCTGATATAGAAGTCCCTTGGACTCCTGCACATTTTAAACGAGATGTAGATCTAGATAAATGTCTGGAGTTGATTGAGATGAAGAGGAAACATTAG